One window of the Candidatus Chryseobacterium colombiense genome contains the following:
- a CDS encoding 3-oxoacyl-ACP synthase — protein MKKTDICTIENSKIVLNNEIIFETPTENFSDFAKEAYKSLALNYPKFHKMDNLSKLAFLASEMILKDEDHSRTALVFANRSSSLDTDFKYQESINSQQNYFPSPAVFVYTLPNICVGEISIKHKMQTENAFFVLDEFDENFLTDYAAQILQSGKAHQVLCGWVELYQESYKAFVYLLTN, from the coding sequence ATGAAGAAAACAGACATTTGCACCATAGAAAATTCAAAAATCGTTCTCAACAATGAGATCATTTTTGAAACTCCCACTGAAAATTTTTCAGATTTTGCGAAAGAAGCTTATAAAAGTTTAGCATTGAATTATCCGAAATTTCATAAAATGGATAACTTAAGCAAACTCGCTTTTCTCGCTTCTGAAATGATTTTAAAGGACGAAGACCACAGCAGAACAGCTTTGGTTTTTGCCAACAGATCATCAAGTTTAGATACCGATTTCAAATATCAAGAAAGCATCAATTCACAGCAAAATTATTTTCCGAGTCCTGCGGTTTTTGTGTATACTTTACCCAATATTTGCGTTGGCGAAATCAGCATCAAACATAAAATGCAGACAGAGAATGCTTTTTTTGTTTTGGACGAATTTGATGAAAATTTTTTAACCGATTACGCAGCGCAGATTTTGCAGTCAGGCAAGGCTCATCAAGTATTGTGTGGCTGGGTAGAACTCTATCAGGAAAGTTATAAAGCTTTTGTATATTTGCTTACGAACTAA
- a CDS encoding polysaccharide deacetylase family protein, whose protein sequence is MKHYPFILFYLFCNVFIYAFHGTFWVYLFCFLLFSAVVVWGSFDIELGYFVNSITHKRTKIKEVALTFDDGPTEFTPKFLDLLKENNVKATFFCIGKQIEKYPKTFQRIIAEGHTVGNHTFSHSNTTGFLSTAKMVEEIEKCDEVMLKIGNLKTNLYRPPFGVTNPNIAKAIKKTPKKSIGWNVRSLDTITEDEKKIYQKVTKGLKKGSIILLHDTSEKTYNVLVDLLVFLKDKNYLTFTIDKFENH, encoded by the coding sequence ATGAAACATTACCCATTTATTCTATTTTATCTTTTCTGTAACGTGTTTATTTATGCGTTTCATGGGACTTTTTGGGTGTATTTGTTTTGTTTTTTATTGTTTTCTGCGGTTGTTGTTTGGGGTTCTTTCGATATTGAATTAGGATATTTTGTTAACAGCATTACTCATAAAAGAACAAAGATCAAGGAAGTGGCCCTGACTTTTGATGATGGTCCGACAGAATTTACACCGAAGTTTTTAGATCTGTTAAAAGAAAACAATGTAAAAGCTACCTTTTTCTGCATCGGGAAACAGATTGAAAAATATCCCAAAACGTTCCAAAGAATTATTGCAGAAGGTCATACGGTTGGAAATCACACTTTTTCACATTCGAACACGACAGGTTTTTTGTCAACCGCAAAAATGGTTGAAGAGATTGAAAAATGTGATGAAGTGATGTTGAAAATTGGAAACTTAAAGACGAATTTATACCGTCCACCTTTTGGTGTTACGAATCCGAATATTGCCAAAGCCATCAAAAAAACTCCCAAAAAAAGTATCGGCTGGAATGTCCGCTCTCTCGATACGATTACAGAAGATGAGAAAAAAATTTACCAAAAAGTTACCAAAGGATTGAAAAAAGGAAGTATCATTCTTCTTCACGACACTTCGGAAAAAACGTACAATGTTTTGGTAGATTTATTAGTATTTTTGAAGGATAAAAATTATTTAACTTTTACAATTGATAAATTTGAAAACCACTAA
- a CDS encoding beta-ketoacyl synthase N-terminal-like domain-containing protein, producing MSAVYINSAACISVQDTLNENFFQNLKLENSSQVLKAIEPNYKEFIPPAASRRMSKTVKMSSVASQYALKEAGIENPDAIIVGTGMGCSQDSEKFLKNVLDNNEEFLTPTFFIQSTHNTVAGQIALGLQCHAYNFTYVNTSSSLEFSFLDAKLQINDGEAENVLVGSTDEQTDRTMELYRLNKTIKKEENLPVNYLNSTTDGVIWGEGASFFVLGKNKTENSYAQLRDIQINSQLDLEETEQFVEDFLAKNNLSAQDIDAVILGFSGDAKSDVYYTKAMNLFENSALLYYKHLSGEFNTASGFSTFMACHILKNQEIPEVIMINSVKKEGIKNILLYNHLGESDHSLVLLGKV from the coding sequence ATGAGTGCAGTTTACATCAACAGTGCAGCCTGTATCTCGGTTCAGGACACTTTAAACGAGAATTTTTTCCAAAATCTTAAGCTTGAAAATTCATCTCAGGTTTTAAAAGCGATCGAACCCAATTACAAGGAATTCATTCCGCCTGCAGCAAGCAGAAGAATGTCTAAAACAGTAAAAATGAGTTCCGTAGCTTCACAATACGCTTTGAAAGAAGCCGGAATCGAAAATCCTGACGCGATTATCGTCGGAACAGGAATGGGCTGTTCCCAGGATTCTGAAAAATTCCTAAAAAATGTATTGGATAATAATGAAGAGTTTCTCACTCCGACATTTTTTATTCAATCTACACACAATACTGTTGCGGGGCAAATTGCTTTAGGATTGCAATGTCACGCGTACAATTTTACATATGTCAACACCTCTTCGTCGCTGGAATTTTCGTTTTTAGACGCAAAATTACAGATCAATGATGGCGAAGCGGAAAACGTTTTGGTAGGCTCAACAGACGAACAAACCGACCGGACAATGGAATTGTACAGATTGAACAAAACCATTAAAAAAGAAGAAAATCTTCCCGTTAATTATCTGAACTCAACAACAGACGGCGTCATTTGGGGAGAAGGCGCAAGCTTTTTTGTTTTAGGGAAAAATAAAACGGAAAATTCTTATGCTCAATTGCGAGACATCCAGATCAATAGCCAATTAGATTTGGAAGAAACGGAACAATTTGTTGAAGATTTTTTAGCTAAAAATAATTTATCTGCTCAAGATATTGATGCTGTGATTTTAGGTTTCAGCGGAGATGCGAAATCGGATGTTTATTACACGAAAGCAATGAATTTGTTTGAAAATTCAGCATTGTTGTATTATAAACATTTAAGCGGAGAATTTAATACGGCGAGTGGTTTTTCAACGTTTATGGCTTGTCATATTCTTAAAAATCAGGAAATTCCGGAAGTGATAATGATTAATTCTGTGAAGAAAGAAGGGATTAAAAATATTTTGCTTTATAATCATCTTGGAGAAAGTGATCATAGTTTGGTTTTGTTGGGGAAAGTTTAA
- a CDS encoding phosphopantetheine-binding protein has product MENLREELKHKIIEVLNLEDVAVEEIKDTDPLFGGGLGLDSIDALELIVLLDKEYGIKLADPKKGKEIFSSIDTMAKFIEENRTK; this is encoded by the coding sequence ATGGAAAACTTAAGAGAAGAATTAAAGCACAAAATCATCGAAGTTCTTAATTTAGAAGACGTTGCAGTAGAAGAAATCAAAGATACAGATCCGTTATTCGGCGGAGGTCTTGGATTGGACTCTATCGACGCTCTGGAATTGATCGTGCTTTTGGATAAAGAATACGGAATTAAATTAGCCGATCCGAAAAAAGGGAAAGAAATTTTCTCTTCTATCGACACCATGGCGAAATTCATTGAAGAAAACAGAACGAAATAA
- a CDS encoding DUF2062 domain-containing protein → MTLPEVQNAISEKKICVLIPTYNNEKTLKRVIDGVLEYTENIIVVNDGSTDSTKEILSQHPQIEVISLPENKGKGNGLKIGFRKAKELGYNYAITIDSDGQHYPDDIPVFVETLLNDNEDVLLIGNRNMSQDGIPKKSSFGNRFSNFWFWFETGIKLEDTQSGYRLYPLHRIPKKYFTPKFEFEIEIIVRTAWRHVPVKNVPIKVLYDPAERVSHFRPFKDFTRISILNTILVTITLLYIIPRNFVNNFKKKSIKRFIKEDVLESDGTNRNKAFSIALGVFIGLSPFWGFQTLLVISLAVLFKLNKVLAFVASNVSLPPFIPFIIAASLFLGAPFVHGDSSILSQELNFDLVKNNLLQYVIGSMILASTASVISGVATFLFLNRVSPEIS, encoded by the coding sequence ATGACCCTGCCTGAAGTACAAAATGCAATCTCTGAAAAAAAGATCTGCGTTTTAATACCTACTTACAATAATGAAAAAACTCTGAAAAGAGTGATCGACGGTGTTTTAGAATACACAGAAAATATCATTGTTGTCAACGACGGCTCTACCGATTCTACAAAGGAAATTTTAAGCCAACATCCCCAAATTGAAGTCATCAGCTTACCTGAAAACAAAGGAAAAGGAAATGGTCTAAAAATAGGCTTCAGAAAGGCAAAAGAACTCGGTTATAACTATGCGATAACAATCGATTCTGACGGACAGCATTATCCCGATGATATTCCTGTTTTTGTGGAAACTTTGCTTAATGACAATGAAGATGTTCTTTTAATTGGAAACCGAAATATGTCTCAGGACGGAATTCCAAAGAAAAGCAGCTTTGGAAACCGTTTCTCTAATTTTTGGTTCTGGTTTGAGACCGGAATTAAGCTTGAAGATACGCAATCAGGCTATCGATTGTATCCTTTACACAGAATTCCGAAGAAATATTTCACTCCAAAATTCGAGTTCGAAATTGAAATTATTGTACGAACAGCATGGCGACACGTTCCTGTGAAAAATGTTCCGATAAAAGTTCTGTATGATCCTGCGGAAAGGGTTTCGCATTTCAGGCCATTTAAAGATTTTACGAGGATCAGCATTCTCAATACCATTTTGGTAACGATCACTTTGCTTTACATTATTCCTCGAAACTTCGTGAATAATTTCAAAAAAAAAAGCATTAAACGCTTCATCAAGGAAGATGTCTTAGAAAGTGACGGAACCAACCGCAATAAGGCGTTTTCCATAGCTTTAGGCGTTTTTATAGGATTATCTCCTTTCTGGGGATTTCAGACCCTACTGGTAATTTCTTTAGCCGTTCTTTTCAAATTAAATAAAGTCTTGGCTTTTGTGGCTTCCAATGTAAGCTTGCCACCATTTATTCCTTTTATTATTGCTGCTTCATTGTTTTTGGGAGCACCTTTCGTACATGGCGACAGCAGCATTTTAAGCCAGGAACTGAATTTTGACCTCGTAAAAAATAACCTTCTGCAATATGTGATCGGAAGTATGATCTTAGCAAGTACAGCTTCGGTTATTTCTGGTGTTGCAACGTTTTTATTTTTGAATCGGGTAAGTCCGGAGATTAGCTGA
- a CDS encoding outer membrane lipoprotein carrier protein LolA has product MIKNIALSTLLLISTFVFAQNTAMSATESKAFVAKVSSETKEIKTLQADFTQTKKMDFLDKSIVTYGKMSLKTPNMLSWKYTKPYQYSIVFKDNKIFINDQGKKSSVDAKSKTFEKINKLIVGSSNGQMFNDPEFSVTYLKNANFNIAKFTPKSAQLLKYIKQIELSFPKGQSTVSQVNMTEASGDTTNIVFKNTKINAPIAASEFSL; this is encoded by the coding sequence ATGATTAAAAATATAGCTTTAAGCACTCTTTTATTAATTTCGACTTTTGTCTTTGCTCAAAACACGGCGATGTCGGCGACAGAATCAAAAGCATTTGTAGCCAAAGTTTCTTCGGAAACCAAAGAAATAAAAACCTTACAGGCAGATTTTACCCAAACCAAAAAAATGGATTTTCTGGATAAAAGCATCGTAACGTACGGGAAAATGTCTTTAAAGACTCCGAATATGCTGAGCTGGAAGTATACGAAACCTTATCAATACAGCATTGTTTTCAAGGATAATAAAATTTTCATCAACGATCAGGGGAAAAAATCTTCTGTCGATGCGAAAAGTAAAACTTTTGAAAAAATCAATAAACTGATTGTCGGAAGTTCAAACGGACAAATGTTTAACGATCCTGAATTTTCTGTGACTTACTTGAAAAATGCCAATTTCAACATTGCAAAATTTACCCCGAAATCGGCTCAATTGCTGAAATATATTAAGCAGATCGAATTGAGTTTTCCGAAAGGACAATCAACGGTTTCTCAGGTGAATATGACGGAAGCTTCAGGTGACACGACGAATATTGTTTTCAAAAATACCAAGATCAATGCGCCGATTGCTGCTTCAGAATTCAGTTTATAG
- a CDS encoding beta-ketoacyl-[acyl-carrier-protein] synthase family protein: protein MGQKIAITGMGIISAIGNNVEENLSSLKSGKHGISDISLFETRHSGNIKTGEIKLSNEELIEKLQLNEDNNATRTSLLGMIAAKEAVESAGISDINEYKTGLISSTSVGGMDVTEKYFYTYEDFPEKQKYIDAHDAGNSSLLIADYLGLKGMVSTISTACSSAANAIMMGAKLIKNGVLDRMIVGGTDSLSKFTLNGFNTLMILTDSYNTPFDNDRKGLNLGEAAAFIVLESDEVVKKENKKVLGYLSGYGNANDAHHQTASSENGQGAYLAMEKALKISGLDKENIDYINVHGTATPNNDLSEGIAMIRIFGENKVPEFSSTKAFTGHTLAAAAGIEAVYSLLAIQNNLIFPNLNFKTKMEEFDLTPVTELKEKNINHVLSNSFGFGGNCSTLIFSKS, encoded by the coding sequence ATGGGTCAAAAAATTGCCATAACAGGAATGGGCATCATTTCCGCAATTGGAAACAATGTGGAAGAAAATTTGAGTTCGCTAAAATCCGGAAAACATGGAATTTCAGACATTAGCTTGTTTGAGACTCGTCATTCCGGAAATATTAAAACCGGCGAAATAAAATTGTCAAATGAAGAACTTATTGAAAAACTTCAGTTAAATGAAGATAATAATGCGACAAGAACTTCTTTATTAGGAATGATTGCTGCAAAAGAAGCCGTAGAAAGTGCCGGAATTTCCGACATTAATGAATATAAAACCGGATTAATTTCTTCAACAAGCGTTGGCGGAATGGACGTTACCGAAAAATATTTCTACACTTACGAAGACTTTCCTGAAAAGCAAAAATATATTGACGCTCACGATGCAGGAAATTCATCGTTATTGATTGCAGATTATTTGGGTCTAAAAGGCATGGTTTCAACGATCAGTACCGCTTGTTCGTCTGCAGCCAATGCGATTATGATGGGTGCAAAACTCATTAAAAACGGCGTTTTGGATCGCATGATTGTTGGTGGAACAGATTCTCTTTCAAAATTTACATTGAATGGATTTAATACGCTGATGATTCTGACGGATTCTTACAACACACCTTTTGACAACGACAGAAAAGGTTTGAATCTCGGCGAAGCAGCCGCTTTCATCGTTCTGGAATCTGATGAAGTCGTTAAAAAAGAAAATAAAAAAGTCTTAGGTTATCTTTCAGGCTACGGAAATGCGAACGATGCACATCATCAAACCGCTTCTTCGGAAAATGGACAGGGAGCTTATTTAGCCATGGAAAAAGCATTGAAAATTTCAGGTTTAGACAAAGAAAATATCGATTATATCAACGTTCATGGAACGGCAACTCCGAATAATGATTTGTCGGAAGGTATTGCTATGATCAGAATTTTTGGAGAAAATAAAGTTCCCGAATTCAGTTCTACGAAAGCTTTTACGGGGCATACTTTGGCAGCGGCGGCAGGAATTGAAGCGGTATATTCTTTATTGGCCATTCAAAACAATCTTATTTTCCCGAATCTGAATTTTAAAACCAAAATGGAAGAATTTGATTTAACGCCCGTGACTGAGCTCAAAGAGAAAAATATTAACCATGTTCTTTCCAATTCGTTTGGTTTTGGAGGAAATTGTTCAACTTTAATTTTCTCAAAATCATGA
- a CDS encoding 3-hydroxyacyl-ACP dehydratase — protein MQTILTDFYTLQSYEQAENGSYIANISLNKDHDIFKGHFPGNPVTPGVCMMQIVKELSEEFTGSPLFLKTASNVKFMAIINPFETPELKLQLDITQTEEEVKVKNTTSFGETIALKMSVNYQKTSK, from the coding sequence ATGCAGACCATTCTTACAGATTTTTATACTTTGCAATCATACGAACAGGCGGAAAACGGAAGTTATATTGCCAACATTTCCCTTAATAAAGATCATGATATTTTCAAAGGTCATTTTCCGGGAAATCCGGTAACACCGGGAGTTTGTATGATGCAGATCGTAAAAGAACTTTCTGAAGAATTCACAGGGTCGCCTTTATTTTTAAAAACGGCATCCAATGTGAAATTTATGGCGATCATCAATCCGTTTGAAACGCCGGAACTGAAACTGCAACTCGATATCACTCAGACCGAAGAAGAAGTAAAAGTAAAAAATACGACGTCTTTTGGCGAGACTATTGCATTAAAAATGTCAGTAAACTACCAAAAAACATCAAAATGA